The proteins below come from a single Pristiophorus japonicus isolate sPriJap1 chromosome 18, sPriJap1.hap1, whole genome shotgun sequence genomic window:
- the fbxo2 gene encoding F-box only protein 2, translated as MAAIDALPEQMLLKILSYVPPKELVFICRLVCQQWRELVDGLNLQFQDEGLPEENRAIKTADWDAFYFCTSEKRNLIRNPCGEEEFTFWELTDNDGNGWKVEDLPGDSGKPFPNQSIQKYFVTSFEWCRKSQLINLVSEGFEAETLDNVQPPITVKDWYAGRHDSGFDYELHSELLLEDMSMIQEFKSDIIQVPQWSDAEWKEISNTFTNYGPGVRYVRFTHGGKDAQFWGGWYGARITNSTITVDQ; from the exons ATGGCCGCCATAGATGCTTTACCTGAGCAGATGCTGCTCAAAATCCTTTCCTATGTCCCTCCAAAGGAGCTGGTTTTCATCTGCAGACTAGTCTGTCAACAGTGGAGGGAGCTGGTGGATGGACTAAACCTGCAATTTCAAGATGAAGGTTTGCCAGAGGAAAACCGGGCTATAAAGACAGCAGACTGGGACGCATTTTATTTTTGTACATCTGAGAAAAGAAATCTAATCAGGAACCCATGTGGAGAAG AAGAATTCACCTTCTGGGAGCTCACAGATAACGATGGAAATGGATGGAAAGTGGAAGACCTTCCAGGAGACAGTGGGAAGCCCTTTCCTAATCAAAGCATCCAAAAATATTTTGTTACATCTTTCGA GTGGTGCCGAAAATCTCAACTAATTAACCTGGTCTCAGAAGGATTCGAAGCAGAGACATTGGACAATGTTCAACCTCCTATCACAGTGAAGGACTG GTATGCAGGGAGGCACGACTCCGGCTTTGACTATGAACTACACAGCGAGCTTCTCTTGGAAGACATGAGCATGATCCAGGAGTTCAAGTCTGACATCATTCAGGTCCCACAGTGGAGTGATGCAGAATGGAAGGAG ATATCAAACACTTTCACAAACTATGGGCCTGGTGTGCGATATGTGAGGTTTACACACGGAGGAAAGGATGCGCAGTTTTGGGGAGGATGGTACGGAGCCAGGATCACCAACAGCACCATCACCGTGGACCAATAA